A region of Kribbella sp. NBC_01245 DNA encodes the following proteins:
- a CDS encoding glycoside hydrolase family 43 protein — MTNATVRNPILPGFHPDPSILRVGDDYYLANSTFEWYPGIRLHHSRDLREWRPIGHALTGEAMLPLRGVPDSGGVWAPSLSHHDGRFWLVYAVVYTTAGPFKDLDIFLVSATSITGPWSAPVNLGGGGFDPSIFHDDDGRSWLVNMSWDARPDRAPFAGIVLQELDLERGCLVGEQRRILTHDELVEGPNLYRRDGWYYLMLAEGGTGWNHGILMARSRTIDGPYVLDPDGSLLTSRDNPGLTLQKAGHGEVVQTPTGEWYLVHLASRPVLARGERRSMLGRETCLQRVHWTSDGWLRLANGTHWPDTLVELPTGPVSDDLVPLVERDEFVEGSLSVEWSSLRQPMTANWLSLTERPGWLRLRGRQSLRSRFSLSLVAQRLTSTRVAVTTLIDCTPVFPGQQAGLLFWYDTTTHFFIGVTGSEAGPRVVLASSDDGRYTEHVTEIEVNAPLRLRGTLDHASLQFAVSFDGEKWHDVGPLHDASVLSDDYGSALRFTGAFTGLAAVDSYAGRMPADFAFFEIAQEPTV; from the coding sequence ATGACCAACGCAACCGTCCGGAACCCGATCCTGCCGGGGTTTCATCCGGATCCGTCGATCCTGCGGGTCGGGGACGACTACTACCTGGCGAACAGCACGTTCGAGTGGTATCCGGGTATCCGGCTGCATCATTCCCGCGACCTGCGCGAGTGGCGGCCGATCGGGCATGCCCTAACTGGTGAGGCGATGCTGCCGCTGCGCGGCGTACCGGACTCCGGTGGGGTGTGGGCGCCGTCGCTCAGTCATCACGACGGACGGTTCTGGCTCGTGTACGCCGTGGTTTATACGACGGCCGGTCCGTTCAAGGATCTGGACATCTTCCTGGTGAGCGCGACGTCGATCACCGGGCCGTGGTCAGCGCCGGTGAACCTCGGTGGTGGCGGTTTCGATCCGTCGATCTTCCATGACGACGACGGGCGAAGCTGGCTGGTGAACATGAGCTGGGACGCCCGTCCGGATCGCGCGCCGTTCGCCGGAATCGTGCTGCAGGAGCTCGACCTCGAGCGTGGCTGCCTAGTGGGGGAGCAGCGGCGGATCCTCACCCACGACGAGTTGGTCGAGGGGCCGAACCTATACCGCCGCGACGGCTGGTACTACCTGATGCTGGCCGAGGGCGGTACCGGCTGGAACCACGGCATCCTGATGGCGCGATCGCGCACCATCGACGGTCCGTACGTGCTGGATCCGGACGGCTCTCTGCTGACCTCGCGCGACAACCCAGGGCTGACCTTGCAGAAGGCGGGCCACGGTGAGGTCGTGCAGACGCCGACCGGCGAGTGGTACCTGGTCCACCTCGCGAGCCGCCCAGTCCTGGCCCGCGGCGAACGCCGTTCGATGCTTGGCCGCGAGACCTGCCTGCAACGAGTCCACTGGACGTCCGACGGCTGGCTCCGCCTCGCCAACGGCACCCACTGGCCTGACACGTTGGTGGAACTGCCCACTGGTCCAGTCAGCGACGACTTGGTTCCACTTGTGGAGCGGGATGAGTTCGTGGAGGGATCGCTGTCCGTCGAGTGGAGTTCACTTCGGCAGCCGATGACCGCGAACTGGTTGAGCTTGACCGAACGCCCGGGCTGGCTGCGGCTGCGAGGACGCCAGAGTCTGCGGTCGCGGTTCTCGTTGAGCCTGGTGGCACAACGGCTGACGAGCACCCGGGTCGCGGTGACGACCTTGATCGACTGCACGCCGGTATTCCCCGGGCAGCAAGCAGGGCTGCTCTTCTGGTACGACACCACCACGCACTTCTTCATCGGCGTCACTGGCTCCGAGGCAGGCCCTCGCGTCGTACTCGCGAGCTCTGACGACGGCCGCTACACCGAACACGTGACCGAGATCGAGGTGAACGCACCGCTGCGGTTGCGCGGAACACTCGACCACGCGAGTCTCCAGTTCGCGGTGTCCTTCGACGGCGAGAAGTGGCACGACGTCGGTCCACTGCACGACGCGTCCGTCCTCTCCGACGACTACGGCAGTGCCTTGCGATTCACCGGGGCCTTCACCGGCCTCGCCGCCGTCGACTCCTACGCCGGCCGAATGCCCGCCGACTTCGCCTTCTTCGAAATCGCCCAGGAGCCAACGGTTTAG
- a CDS encoding response regulator transcription factor: protein MPLQVLVVEDDDRIRAVLRLALEDEGYEVSEAPDSETALAHVHQAMPDLMIVDLMLGEIDGYTCIREVRRLSDIPIVVVSARSDTHDIVAGLEAGADDYVTKPFQIKEITARLRALRRRLRTGTEAAEPDVVLDGDPRRSLVLSRSRGAVRLDGTDVHLTVTEFRLLSELAQVPGRVLSRQALLASVWEHGFYGDERIVDVHIRRLRTKVERDPSQPRLIVTVRGLGYRVDPQ from the coding sequence ATGCCACTCCAAGTTCTTGTCGTAGAGGACGATGACAGGATCCGGGCGGTCCTCCGGCTCGCGCTGGAGGATGAGGGCTACGAGGTCAGCGAAGCGCCCGACAGCGAGACGGCGCTGGCACACGTGCACCAGGCGATGCCCGACCTGATGATCGTCGACCTGATGCTGGGCGAGATCGACGGCTACACCTGCATCCGTGAGGTCCGGCGCCTCAGCGACATCCCGATCGTCGTGGTGAGCGCCAGGTCGGACACCCACGACATCGTCGCCGGTCTGGAAGCAGGCGCCGACGACTATGTCACCAAACCCTTCCAGATCAAGGAGATCACCGCCCGGCTTCGGGCACTACGGCGCCGGCTCCGTACGGGTACCGAGGCGGCCGAGCCGGACGTCGTACTCGACGGCGATCCCCGGCGCAGCCTGGTTCTGTCCCGATCCAGAGGGGCCGTACGACTTGACGGCACCGACGTACACCTGACCGTCACCGAGTTCCGCCTGCTGTCCGAACTCGCGCAGGTGCCTGGCCGGGTGCTCAGCCGCCAGGCGCTCCTGGCCTCGGTGTGGGAGCACGGGTTCTACGGCGACGAGCGAATCGTCGATGTGCACATTCGCCGCCTGCGTACCAAGGTGGAACGCGATCCCTCCCAGCCACGCTTGATCGTGACCGTCCGCGGCCTTGGCTACCGGGTCGATCCACAGTGA
- a CDS encoding STAS domain-containing protein — protein sequence MTHTAHSPLPQKAIVTLSDELLADGLSALRWRLRDLVMDGVCLVVIDISDVEQIESTLLAALLDTHRVCRQRGGGVVIRHADRKAADLLRRTGLDRVFKVEDDS from the coding sequence ATGACCCACACCGCCCACAGCCCGTTGCCGCAAAAGGCGATCGTGACCCTGTCCGACGAACTCCTCGCGGACGGCCTATCGGCGTTGCGCTGGCGCCTCCGAGACCTGGTGATGGACGGCGTCTGCCTGGTCGTGATCGACATCTCCGACGTAGAACAAATCGAGTCGACCCTGCTGGCCGCCCTCCTCGACACCCACCGCGTCTGCCGCCAACGCGGCGGCGGCGTCGTCATCCGCCACGCCGACCGCAAAGCCGCCGACCTCCTCCGCCGCACCGGCCTAGACCGCGTCTTCAAAGTAGAAGACGACTCCTAA
- a CDS encoding ABC transporter permease: MGPSLSTTAPGKEPEVRAPRPVSATEPDHAPGQRTRKTRNRAGHRPQLALLILAVPAVAFFVVFSYAPMAGLVVAFKDFDVNLGIFGSPWSGLDNFRYFFSSGDAPRILVNTLFLNLLFLAATMLAGISLAVMLNEVRHKLFKRSVQSVIFFPYFVSPIVISIILQVLLAGVGGSGGAANDLLKVFSLPEVSWYTEPGPWPWILTVVKVWQLGGYLSIIFLAAITAIPEEVYEAGMMDGASRAQMALRITVPLLRPTAAVLLVLGIGRIFYGDFGTIYAIVGDNGTLFPTTDVIDTYVFRSLRQLGDFGTTAAIGLFQSVVGFVLVVAAVMVQRRYAKDSSIL; encoded by the coding sequence GTGGGCCCCAGCCTGAGCACCACTGCACCCGGGAAAGAGCCCGAGGTACGTGCTCCCCGACCTGTCTCCGCCACCGAACCGGACCATGCGCCCGGGCAGCGGACGCGGAAGACCCGCAACCGGGCCGGGCATCGTCCACAGCTTGCCCTGCTGATCCTGGCGGTGCCCGCGGTCGCCTTCTTCGTCGTGTTCAGCTACGCCCCGATGGCCGGCCTGGTGGTGGCCTTCAAGGACTTCGACGTCAACCTCGGCATCTTCGGCAGTCCGTGGTCGGGGCTCGACAACTTCCGGTACTTCTTCAGCTCCGGTGACGCGCCACGAATCCTCGTCAACACGCTGTTCCTCAACCTGCTGTTCCTCGCCGCGACGATGCTGGCCGGCATCAGCCTGGCCGTGATGCTGAACGAGGTCCGGCACAAGCTCTTCAAGCGATCCGTCCAGTCGGTGATCTTCTTCCCGTACTTCGTCTCGCCGATCGTGATCAGCATCATCCTGCAGGTCCTCCTCGCCGGCGTCGGCGGCTCCGGCGGTGCGGCGAACGACCTGCTCAAGGTGTTCAGCCTGCCGGAGGTCAGCTGGTACACCGAGCCCGGTCCGTGGCCGTGGATCCTCACGGTGGTGAAGGTCTGGCAGCTCGGCGGCTATCTCAGCATCATCTTCCTGGCCGCGATCACCGCCATTCCCGAGGAGGTGTACGAGGCCGGCATGATGGACGGCGCATCCCGCGCCCAGATGGCGCTGCGGATCACCGTCCCGTTGCTCCGCCCCACCGCGGCCGTCCTGCTGGTGCTCGGCATCGGCCGGATCTTCTACGGCGACTTCGGCACCATCTACGCGATCGTCGGCGACAACGGCACCTTGTTCCCGACCACCGACGTGATCGACACCTACGTCTTCCGATCGCTGCGCCAACTCGGCGACTTCGGCACCACCGCCGCCATCGGCCTGTTCCAGTCCGTCGTCGGGTTCGTTCTGGTCGTCGCCGCCGTGATGGTGCAACGCCGCTACGCGAAGGATTCCAGCATCTTATGA
- a CDS encoding GerMN domain-containing protein — MRPGTSLLAAVGALLIAATGCGVAGQNEPVGIDPTAIPSQLRSGATETPAPPSTSDPATSAVTVYFVRDDRLVGLRREAPRTPPAARIESVLQSLTAGPTDLEQGRAIASALPPDLQLTVIAHQGQLVDLELSGDTDGRSPTENVLAVGQIVLSITALPTVDEVRLIRDGAPVEALLADGALTTNPLKASDYASLTSP, encoded by the coding sequence ATGAGGCCGGGCACCTCGCTTCTGGCCGCTGTCGGCGCGCTGCTGATCGCGGCGACCGGCTGCGGCGTCGCCGGCCAGAATGAACCCGTCGGGATCGACCCCACCGCCATCCCGAGCCAGTTGCGCAGCGGAGCCACGGAAACACCAGCACCCCCGAGTACGTCGGACCCGGCCACCTCCGCCGTGACGGTGTACTTCGTGCGCGACGATCGTCTCGTCGGCCTCCGTCGCGAAGCACCGCGGACACCGCCAGCCGCCCGGATCGAGTCCGTCCTGCAGTCGCTCACCGCGGGACCCACTGATCTCGAGCAAGGTCGGGCAATCGCCTCGGCGCTACCGCCGGACCTGCAATTGACGGTCATCGCCCACCAAGGACAACTGGTGGACCTGGAGCTGTCAGGCGACACAGACGGCCGATCCCCAACAGAGAACGTGCTCGCGGTCGGCCAGATCGTCCTCTCGATCACCGCCCTCCCCACGGTCGACGAGGTTCGCCTGATCCGCGACGGCGCACCCGTCGAAGCACTTCTCGCAGACGGCGCACTCACCACCAACCCACTGAAAGCCTCCGACTACGCCTCCCTCACCTCGCCCTAA
- a CDS encoding ABC transporter substrate-binding protein — protein MSAPHSLSRRGFLAASGGVSLAALFGLTACSDGGQASGGSADGLKLLLPGAVPDGWDAVLTAVNKKLQEDLGFTIAPQFINWTNYGDQALLKFTAGENFDTALQARWLNMSQLAGSGSLVDVGPLIDKYPNLKKTLNDKLLQLNKWNGKLWGIPQVNSAGRIHHFAIRQDLADKYGTSEISDYAALEKFWYDVKQRDSKIVPIALSQNQSNLTCVPGPVAMFNAHAWENPTRIGQSFSGNSMPFFLAADAKTTGSSRPIPFWEEPGVVDALRTIRKYYQDGIINRDALNADAATSKGLFTNGQTASAWATTDGLSTTTLLPGLLKAVPAAKLANVIPLKGGKSAKPNQTFQSDNFTVLNAKGASNERAMQLEDWLSIKANHDLISYGVEGKDWKPVGEDKFEPLSTYAFPGFALCWRTSLERRSAQMTESEADWFTWAQDYDNFTVDTFAGFIPDVTPVKREDAQISQAFTQYGNPLFFGAVDVDAGLDKLKKAVSSAGLDKVQAEMEKQANAYLSANR, from the coding sequence ATGTCCGCACCACATTCCTTGTCCCGACGCGGCTTCTTGGCTGCCAGCGGTGGCGTCTCGCTGGCCGCTCTGTTCGGCCTCACCGCTTGTAGCGATGGAGGTCAGGCCTCTGGCGGCAGCGCCGACGGCCTGAAGCTCCTGCTCCCCGGAGCCGTGCCGGACGGCTGGGACGCCGTACTAACCGCCGTCAACAAGAAGCTGCAGGAGGACCTCGGCTTCACGATCGCGCCGCAGTTCATCAACTGGACCAACTACGGCGATCAGGCACTTCTGAAATTCACCGCCGGCGAGAACTTCGACACCGCTCTGCAGGCGCGCTGGCTGAACATGTCGCAGCTGGCCGGCAGCGGGTCCCTCGTCGACGTCGGGCCGCTGATCGACAAGTACCCGAACCTGAAGAAGACGCTGAACGACAAGCTGCTCCAGCTGAACAAGTGGAACGGCAAGTTGTGGGGCATCCCGCAGGTCAACAGCGCGGGCCGGATCCACCACTTCGCCATTCGCCAGGACCTGGCCGACAAGTACGGCACCAGCGAGATCAGCGACTACGCCGCGCTGGAGAAGTTCTGGTACGACGTCAAGCAGCGCGACTCGAAGATCGTCCCGATCGCGCTCAGCCAGAACCAGTCGAACCTGACCTGCGTGCCCGGCCCGGTCGCGATGTTCAACGCGCACGCGTGGGAGAACCCGACCCGGATCGGGCAGAGCTTCAGCGGCAACTCGATGCCGTTCTTCCTGGCCGCGGACGCGAAGACGACCGGCAGTTCCCGGCCGATCCCGTTCTGGGAGGAGCCTGGTGTGGTCGACGCGCTGCGGACGATCCGGAAGTACTACCAGGACGGCATCATCAACCGCGACGCGCTGAACGCGGACGCGGCGACGTCCAAGGGCCTGTTCACCAACGGCCAGACCGCCAGTGCGTGGGCGACCACGGACGGCCTGTCGACCACGACCCTGCTGCCGGGTCTGCTGAAGGCCGTGCCGGCGGCCAAGCTGGCGAACGTCATCCCGCTGAAGGGTGGCAAGTCCGCCAAGCCGAACCAGACCTTCCAGTCCGACAACTTCACCGTCCTGAACGCCAAGGGCGCCAGCAACGAGCGGGCGATGCAGCTCGAGGACTGGCTGTCGATCAAGGCGAACCACGACCTCATCTCGTACGGGGTCGAGGGCAAGGACTGGAAGCCGGTCGGCGAGGACAAGTTCGAGCCGCTGAGCACGTACGCGTTCCCCGGCTTCGCGCTCTGCTGGCGGACCTCGCTCGAGCGGCGGTCGGCGCAGATGACGGAGTCCGAGGCCGACTGGTTCACCTGGGCGCAGGACTACGACAACTTCACCGTCGACACCTTCGCGGGCTTCATCCCCGACGTCACCCCGGTGAAGCGCGAGGACGCGCAGATCTCGCAGGCCTTCACGCAGTACGGGAACCCGTTGTTCTTCGGCGCGGTGGACGTCGACGCCGGCCTCGACAAGCTGAAAAAGGCTGTTTCGTCGGCCGGTCTCGACAAGGTCCAGGCCGAGATGGAAAAACAGGCCAACGCCTACCTCTCGGCCAACCGCTGA
- a CDS encoding LacI family DNA-binding transcriptional regulator codes for MVETVRSGPTMAVVARMAGVSVPTVSKVVNGRGGVAAATRDRVTEALRQVGYLRAPSTPADPRGSGRLVDVVLHGLRSTYAASVLGGIEAAARETGLDIVVAASEAELRRRESPSGGWLDHLIDRGTGGVLLVLVETTAAQHEWLTHFGIPCVIVDPITSPPDGVPTVAASNEKGAYAATRHLLELGHRRIAHIGGSPPKLCARARLAGYRSALADAGIDVQPEYVLDGNFHEDEARTAMEKLLSLAEPPTAVFAASDLMAVGAGQAIRAHGLQVGKDLSVVGFDDVTEARVTVPALTTVRQPLIEMGRTGLELLARRMRGEEVTGHLELPTELVIRESTAPPPR; via the coding sequence ATGGTCGAGACGGTTCGGTCCGGGCCGACGATGGCGGTCGTCGCGCGGATGGCCGGGGTCTCGGTCCCGACGGTGAGCAAGGTGGTGAACGGACGTGGCGGAGTCGCCGCCGCAACCCGGGACCGGGTCACCGAGGCGCTCCGGCAGGTGGGCTACCTGCGCGCTCCCAGTACGCCGGCCGATCCGCGTGGCTCCGGACGGCTCGTGGACGTCGTCCTGCACGGCCTGCGCAGCACGTACGCGGCCAGCGTGCTCGGTGGCATCGAAGCCGCAGCTCGCGAAACCGGTCTCGACATCGTCGTCGCCGCCTCCGAGGCCGAGCTGCGCCGACGCGAGTCCCCCAGCGGCGGTTGGCTCGACCACTTGATCGACCGTGGCACCGGCGGTGTGCTGCTCGTGCTCGTCGAAACGACGGCCGCGCAGCACGAGTGGCTCACCCACTTCGGCATCCCATGCGTCATCGTCGACCCGATCACCAGCCCGCCGGACGGCGTACCGACTGTTGCCGCGAGCAACGAGAAAGGCGCGTACGCCGCGACCCGGCACCTGCTCGAGCTGGGTCATCGACGGATCGCGCACATCGGCGGCAGTCCGCCCAAGCTCTGTGCCCGGGCACGGCTCGCCGGGTACCGATCCGCGTTGGCCGACGCCGGTATCGACGTACAGCCGGAGTATGTGCTCGACGGCAACTTCCACGAGGATGAAGCGCGGACTGCGATGGAGAAGCTGCTGTCGCTGGCAGAACCGCCCACAGCGGTGTTCGCCGCCTCCGATCTGATGGCGGTCGGGGCAGGCCAGGCGATCCGCGCCCATGGCCTGCAGGTCGGCAAGGACCTCAGCGTCGTCGGCTTCGACGACGTCACCGAGGCGCGGGTGACTGTCCCGGCACTCACCACCGTCCGGCAACCGTTGATCGAGATGGGCCGGACCGGCTTGGAGCTGCTCGCTCGCCGGATGCGCGGCGAGGAGGTCACCGGGCACCTCGAGCTGCCCACCGAGCTCGTCATCCGCGAGTCCACCGCGCCACCGCCGCGGTGA
- a CDS encoding sensor histidine kinase yields MAGPLGLRHRLILAIAAVALLVPAIFAISTYELSRNYLLSQRERTVQHQTFADADFVRRRLETADADISAVLTAAGTPADTTVVLRWQDRWYASSLDHGRETVPEALRTRISSGGAASQRIQTAAGPVLAVGVQIPSADAEFYELAPLTELEGILNVLSIVLIGGALLAAAAGAGLGAWASRAVVVPLNRVAGTAAAIAAGRLDSRLPDTRDPELATIVGSFNSMVDTLQQRINRDARLAADVSHELRSPLTTLVASVDLLNARRSELPPRSRQALDLVTADLDRFRRLLDDLLELARSDAGLDNDTEEPIEVDLLISHVLAEVGHGPELLTSGGPIRVRGDKARLGRLFRNLFENADRHGGGLISVTASRTDGDVVILVDDQGRGVPPPERERIFDRFATGRTGRGSSSGTGLGLALVAETAAAHQGAVWCTETPGGGARFVVRLPAEPA; encoded by the coding sequence GTGGCCGGCCCGCTGGGGCTGCGACACCGGCTGATCCTCGCCATCGCGGCGGTTGCCCTGCTGGTGCCGGCGATCTTCGCGATCAGCACCTACGAGCTGTCACGGAACTACCTCCTCTCCCAGCGCGAGCGCACCGTCCAGCATCAGACTTTCGCCGATGCGGACTTCGTAAGGCGCAGGCTGGAGACGGCCGACGCGGACATCTCGGCCGTACTGACAGCGGCCGGAACGCCTGCTGACACCACGGTTGTGCTCAGGTGGCAAGACCGGTGGTACGCCTCTTCGCTCGACCACGGCCGCGAGACGGTACCCGAAGCGCTGCGTACAAGGATCTCGTCAGGAGGAGCGGCCTCGCAACGCATCCAGACGGCCGCCGGACCGGTCCTCGCCGTTGGGGTGCAGATTCCGTCGGCCGATGCGGAGTTCTACGAGCTGGCGCCGCTGACCGAGCTCGAAGGAATCCTGAACGTGCTGAGCATCGTGCTCATCGGCGGAGCGCTGCTCGCGGCCGCGGCCGGCGCGGGCCTCGGCGCCTGGGCGAGCCGCGCCGTCGTCGTACCCCTGAACCGGGTCGCCGGTACGGCGGCCGCGATCGCCGCCGGGCGCCTGGACAGCCGGCTGCCCGATACCCGCGACCCTGAACTCGCCACCATCGTCGGTTCGTTCAACAGCATGGTCGACACCTTGCAGCAACGCATCAACCGCGACGCCCGGCTCGCGGCGGACGTCAGTCACGAACTGCGCTCGCCCCTGACCACCTTGGTCGCCAGCGTGGACCTGCTCAACGCCCGGCGGTCGGAGTTGCCGCCACGCTCGCGCCAGGCCCTCGATCTGGTCACCGCGGACCTCGACCGATTCCGGCGGTTACTCGACGACCTCCTGGAGCTGGCGCGCTCCGACGCCGGTCTCGACAACGACACCGAAGAACCGATCGAGGTCGACCTGCTGATCTCGCATGTCCTGGCCGAGGTGGGCCACGGACCCGAACTCCTGACCTCCGGCGGACCCATCCGCGTGCGCGGGGACAAAGCGCGGCTCGGCAGGCTGTTCCGGAACCTCTTCGAGAACGCCGACCGGCACGGCGGCGGCCTGATCTCCGTCACCGCCTCCCGAACCGATGGCGATGTCGTCATCTTGGTCGACGACCAGGGCCGCGGTGTCCCGCCACCCGAACGCGAGCGCATCTTCGACCGCTTCGCCACCGGCCGAACCGGACGCGGATCGTCCTCGGGAACCGGCCTGGGCCTCGCCCTCGTGGCCGAGACGGCCGCCGCCCATCAGGGAGCCGTCTGGTGTACGGAAACGCCAGGCGGCGGAGCGCGTTTCGTCGTACGACTCCCAGCGGAGCCCGCATGA
- a CDS encoding carbohydrate ABC transporter permease encodes MSSTSVRRRSVDPFTVISVIGVAAFAIVCLVPFWMIIAGSFTDESKLSVSGYSLFPKPFSLDAYQTIFTGPAVLSAYRTSAFITIVGTALSLAATSGIAWVIARRLPYLSKPLAIFTYIPMLFTGGLVPLYLLVTQYLKLQNSLYAVILPMVVAPFLVFIQVSFFRQLPEEILESARVDGASELRIFFQIALPLSKPILAVIGLFYAVTYWNEWFHALLFISEPDKYPLQLLLQNLISSVTNAATLPQTTAQAAPVYQIRLALTAVTIGPILLAYPFAQRYFVKGLTLGATKG; translated from the coding sequence ATGAGCAGCACCTCAGTACGACGGCGTTCCGTCGACCCGTTCACCGTGATCAGCGTGATCGGCGTGGCCGCGTTCGCGATCGTTTGCCTGGTTCCGTTCTGGATGATCATCGCGGGCTCGTTCACCGACGAGTCGAAGCTCTCGGTCAGCGGCTACAGCCTGTTCCCCAAGCCGTTCTCACTCGACGCCTACCAGACCATCTTCACCGGGCCGGCGGTGCTCAGCGCCTACCGCACCAGCGCGTTCATCACCATCGTCGGTACGGCGCTCTCGCTCGCGGCGACGTCCGGGATCGCGTGGGTGATCGCCCGGCGGCTGCCGTACCTCAGCAAGCCGCTGGCGATCTTCACGTACATCCCGATGCTGTTCACCGGCGGACTCGTCCCGCTCTACCTACTCGTGACGCAGTACCTGAAACTCCAGAACAGCTTGTACGCGGTCATCCTGCCGATGGTCGTCGCGCCGTTCCTGGTGTTCATCCAGGTCAGCTTCTTCCGCCAGCTCCCCGAGGAGATCCTCGAGTCGGCCCGGGTCGATGGCGCGAGCGAGCTGCGCATCTTCTTCCAGATCGCGCTGCCGTTGTCGAAGCCGATCCTCGCGGTGATCGGGCTCTTCTACGCCGTCACCTACTGGAACGAGTGGTTCCACGCGCTCTTGTTCATCTCGGAGCCGGACAAGTACCCCCTGCAGCTGCTGCTGCAGAACCTGATCTCCAGTGTCACGAACGCGGCGACGCTGCCGCAGACCACCGCCCAGGCAGCGCCGGTCTACCAGATCCGGCTCGCGCTCACGGCCGTCACCATCGGCCCGATCCTGCTCGCGTACCCGTTCGCGCAGCGCTACTTCGTCAAAGGCCTCACTCTCGGCGCCACCAAAGGCTGA